In the Dioscorea cayenensis subsp. rotundata cultivar TDr96_F1 chromosome 12, TDr96_F1_v2_PseudoChromosome.rev07_lg8_w22 25.fasta, whole genome shotgun sequence genome, one interval contains:
- the LOC120273097 gene encoding methyl-CpG-binding domain-containing protein 4-like, producing MSKFLERCKGNKDSVGAYAVQCGECSKWRFIPTKEEFESIRHNFIENPWYCNKKPGVTCDDPADLEYDNTRIWVFDKPNIPKAPPNTERMLIMRRDCSKMDAHYIMPNGKKVRSGVEVEKFLEAYPEYKGKISPSSFSFTVPKVMDERSPRKFEAKASPSSNKRLKISTKKE from the exons ATGTCCAAGTTTTTGGAG AGATGTAAAGGTAACAAAGATTCGGTCGGAGCATATGCAGTTCAATGTGGAGAATGTTCCAAATGGAGGTTTATTCCAACAAAAGAAGAGTTTGAGAGCATCAgacataattttattgaaaacccgTGGTACTGCAACAAGAAACCTGGTGTGACTTGTGATGATCCCGCTGATTTAGAGTATGACAACACTCGTATCTGGGTTTTTGATAAGCCTAACATCCCTAAGGCACCCCCGAACACTGAGCGGATGTTGATAATGAGAAGGGATTGCTCAAAAATGGATGCTCATTATATAATGCCAAATGGGAAGAAAGTGAGAAGTGGTGTGGAGGTAGAAAAGTTTCTTGAAGCATATCCTGAATACAAAGGTAAAATTTCCCCATCCAGCTTCTCATTTACCGTTCCAAAGGTTATGGATGAAAGATCTCCTAGAAAGTTTGAAGCGAAAGCTTCTCCCAGTAGTAACAAGAGGCTGAAGATTTCAACCAAAAAGGAGTAA
- the LOC120273849 gene encoding sugar transporter ERD6-like 5 isoform X3 — MLKGVWWLDLGRLSVGYGIGLLSYIVPVYIAEITPKNLRGGFTTVNQLMICCGSSLAFLFGTFLTWRTLALLGVFPCLLQLVGLLFIPESPRWLAKVGHHARFEAALQSLRGKETDISLEAEEIKDFTETLQRSPKTTVLDLFQKKYLHSVVVGVGLMVFQQFGGVNAVCFYASAIFVSAGFSSDIGSIAMVIIQIPMTTLGVFLMDVSGRRPLLMISAAGTCLGCFLVGMSFLFKGHELLMNVNPFFALVGILVFTGSFSLGMGGIPWVIMSEIFPINMKASAGSLVTLISWFGSWIVSYAFNFLMAWNSAGTFFMFATVCGLTVLFVAKLVPETKDRTLEEIQASMNSFSLGKPRIQHP, encoded by the exons ATGCTGAAGGGTGTTTGGTGGCTTGATCTTGGAAGGCTTTCAGTTGGCTATGGTATTGGACTTCTTTCATACATT GTTCCAGTGTACATAGCAGAAATAACACCCAAAAATCTCAGAGGTGGATTTACAACTGTAAATCAG TTGATGATATGTTGTGGGTCATCCCTAGCCTTCTTGTTCGGAACATTTTTAACTTGGCGTACCCTGGCTTTACTAG GAGTTTTTCCGTGTCTGCTGCAACTTGTCGGCCTCCTATTTATTCCTGAGTCTCCTAGATGGCTG GCAAAGGTTGGCCATCATGCTAGATTCGAGGCAGCTTTACAGAGTCTACGTGGGAAGGAAACTGACATCTCACTGGAAGCTGAGGAGATCAAG GATTTCACTGAAACCCTTCAACGCTCACCGAAGACTACTGTGCTAGATTTGTTTCAGAAGAAGTATCTTCATTCAGTTGTT GTCGGAGTTGGATTAATGGTGTTTCAGCAATTTGGTGGTGTGAATGCAGTTTGCTTTTATGCGAGTGCAATATTTGTTTCAGCAG GTTTCTCGAGTGATATTGGATCGATAGCAATGGTTATTATCCAG ATTCCGATGACTACATTGGGTGTGTTTTTGATGGATGTATCTGGAAGAAGACCGCTTTTAATG ATTTCAGCAGCGGGCACATGCTTGGGCTGTTTCCTAGTTGGAATGTCATTCCTCTTTAAG GGGCATGAACTTTTGATGAATGTGAACCCTTTCTTCGCATTGGTGGGAATACTG GTGTTTACTGGATCATTCTCATTGGGCATGGGAGGAATCCCATGGGTCATAATGTCGGAG ATATTTCCAATAAACATGAAAGCATCAGCAGGAAGCCTTGTAACTTTAATTAGTTGGTTTGGTTCCTGGATTGTTTCATATGCTTTCAACTTTCTCATGGCCTGGAATTCAGCAG GCACATTCTTTATGTTCGCCACCGTTTGTGGTCTTACTGTTTTATTTGTGGCGAAGCTTGTGCCGGAGACCAAAGACCGAACACTGGAAGAGATACAAGCTTCAATGAATTCCTTCTCTCTCGGAAAACCACGAATTCAACATCCTTGA
- the LOC120273849 gene encoding sugar transporter ERD6-like 5 isoform X2, with protein MSGRVTDMIGRKLAMATSDFFCIVGWLAIFFAKGVWWLDLGRLSVGYGIGLLSYIVPVYIAEITPKNLRGGFTTVNQLMICCGSSLAFLFGTFLTWRTLALLGVFPCLLQLVGLLFIPESPRWLAKVGHHARFEAALQSLRGKETDISLEAEEIKDFTETLQRSPKTTVLDLFQKKYLHSVVVGVGLMVFQQFGGVNAVCFYASAIFVSAGFSSDIGSIAMVIIQIPMTTLGVFLMDVSGRRPLLMISAAGTCLGCFLVGMSFLFKGHELLMNVNPFFALVGILVFTGSFSLGMGGIPWVIMSEIFPINMKASAGSLVTLISWFGSWIVSYAFNFLMAWNSAGTFFMFATVCGLTVLFVAKLVPETKDRTLEEIQASMNSFSLGKPRIQHP; from the exons ATGAGTGGAAGAGTCACAGATATGATTGGTAGAAAATTG GCAATGGCTACATCTGACTTTTTCTGCATTGTGGGATGGCTTGCCATATTCTTCGCCAag GGTGTTTGGTGGCTTGATCTTGGAAGGCTTTCAGTTGGCTATGGTATTGGACTTCTTTCATACATT GTTCCAGTGTACATAGCAGAAATAACACCCAAAAATCTCAGAGGTGGATTTACAACTGTAAATCAG TTGATGATATGTTGTGGGTCATCCCTAGCCTTCTTGTTCGGAACATTTTTAACTTGGCGTACCCTGGCTTTACTAG GAGTTTTTCCGTGTCTGCTGCAACTTGTCGGCCTCCTATTTATTCCTGAGTCTCCTAGATGGCTG GCAAAGGTTGGCCATCATGCTAGATTCGAGGCAGCTTTACAGAGTCTACGTGGGAAGGAAACTGACATCTCACTGGAAGCTGAGGAGATCAAG GATTTCACTGAAACCCTTCAACGCTCACCGAAGACTACTGTGCTAGATTTGTTTCAGAAGAAGTATCTTCATTCAGTTGTT GTCGGAGTTGGATTAATGGTGTTTCAGCAATTTGGTGGTGTGAATGCAGTTTGCTTTTATGCGAGTGCAATATTTGTTTCAGCAG GTTTCTCGAGTGATATTGGATCGATAGCAATGGTTATTATCCAG ATTCCGATGACTACATTGGGTGTGTTTTTGATGGATGTATCTGGAAGAAGACCGCTTTTAATG ATTTCAGCAGCGGGCACATGCTTGGGCTGTTTCCTAGTTGGAATGTCATTCCTCTTTAAG GGGCATGAACTTTTGATGAATGTGAACCCTTTCTTCGCATTGGTGGGAATACTG GTGTTTACTGGATCATTCTCATTGGGCATGGGAGGAATCCCATGGGTCATAATGTCGGAG ATATTTCCAATAAACATGAAAGCATCAGCAGGAAGCCTTGTAACTTTAATTAGTTGGTTTGGTTCCTGGATTGTTTCATATGCTTTCAACTTTCTCATGGCCTGGAATTCAGCAG GCACATTCTTTATGTTCGCCACCGTTTGTGGTCTTACTGTTTTATTTGTGGCGAAGCTTGTGCCGGAGACCAAAGACCGAACACTGGAAGAGATACAAGCTTCAATGAATTCCTTCTCTCTCGGAAAACCACGAATTCAACATCCTTGA
- the LOC120273849 gene encoding sugar transporter ERD6-like 5 isoform X1, which translates to MIGAVMSGRVTDMIGRKLAMATSDFFCIVGWLAIFFAKGVWWLDLGRLSVGYGIGLLSYIVPVYIAEITPKNLRGGFTTVNQLMICCGSSLAFLFGTFLTWRTLALLGVFPCLLQLVGLLFIPESPRWLAKVGHHARFEAALQSLRGKETDISLEAEEIKDFTETLQRSPKTTVLDLFQKKYLHSVVVGVGLMVFQQFGGVNAVCFYASAIFVSAGFSSDIGSIAMVIIQIPMTTLGVFLMDVSGRRPLLMISAAGTCLGCFLVGMSFLFKGHELLMNVNPFFALVGILVFTGSFSLGMGGIPWVIMSEIFPINMKASAGSLVTLISWFGSWIVSYAFNFLMAWNSAGTFFMFATVCGLTVLFVAKLVPETKDRTLEEIQASMNSFSLGKPRIQHP; encoded by the exons ATGATAGGTGCTGTAATGAGTGGAAGAGTCACAGATATGATTGGTAGAAAATTG GCAATGGCTACATCTGACTTTTTCTGCATTGTGGGATGGCTTGCCATATTCTTCGCCAag GGTGTTTGGTGGCTTGATCTTGGAAGGCTTTCAGTTGGCTATGGTATTGGACTTCTTTCATACATT GTTCCAGTGTACATAGCAGAAATAACACCCAAAAATCTCAGAGGTGGATTTACAACTGTAAATCAG TTGATGATATGTTGTGGGTCATCCCTAGCCTTCTTGTTCGGAACATTTTTAACTTGGCGTACCCTGGCTTTACTAG GAGTTTTTCCGTGTCTGCTGCAACTTGTCGGCCTCCTATTTATTCCTGAGTCTCCTAGATGGCTG GCAAAGGTTGGCCATCATGCTAGATTCGAGGCAGCTTTACAGAGTCTACGTGGGAAGGAAACTGACATCTCACTGGAAGCTGAGGAGATCAAG GATTTCACTGAAACCCTTCAACGCTCACCGAAGACTACTGTGCTAGATTTGTTTCAGAAGAAGTATCTTCATTCAGTTGTT GTCGGAGTTGGATTAATGGTGTTTCAGCAATTTGGTGGTGTGAATGCAGTTTGCTTTTATGCGAGTGCAATATTTGTTTCAGCAG GTTTCTCGAGTGATATTGGATCGATAGCAATGGTTATTATCCAG ATTCCGATGACTACATTGGGTGTGTTTTTGATGGATGTATCTGGAAGAAGACCGCTTTTAATG ATTTCAGCAGCGGGCACATGCTTGGGCTGTTTCCTAGTTGGAATGTCATTCCTCTTTAAG GGGCATGAACTTTTGATGAATGTGAACCCTTTCTTCGCATTGGTGGGAATACTG GTGTTTACTGGATCATTCTCATTGGGCATGGGAGGAATCCCATGGGTCATAATGTCGGAG ATATTTCCAATAAACATGAAAGCATCAGCAGGAAGCCTTGTAACTTTAATTAGTTGGTTTGGTTCCTGGATTGTTTCATATGCTTTCAACTTTCTCATGGCCTGGAATTCAGCAG GCACATTCTTTATGTTCGCCACCGTTTGTGGTCTTACTGTTTTATTTGTGGCGAAGCTTGTGCCGGAGACCAAAGACCGAACACTGGAAGAGATACAAGCTTCAATGAATTCCTTCTCTCTCGGAAAACCACGAATTCAACATCCTTGA
- the LOC120273463 gene encoding protein DMP2-like, translated as MGSSTSTTTTTTTTLFQLLSNIIKLLPTGTTFFFQFLNPLLTNNGKCNTTNKTFTAILLSLSALFCFFSTFTDSTTTSDGKLQYGLLTTNGLWTGSSSTSSKSKLKLKDFIHAFLSLMVFAVLVLLDTNTISCFYPSLLSKEKALLKALPPALGALSSLVFMFLPSTRHGIGYSSSSSTSSSSST; from the coding sequence ATGGGATCATCAACAAGTACTActactacaacaacaacaacactcTTCCAACTCCTCTCAAACATCATCAAGCTCCTCCCCACTGGCACCACCTTCTTCTTCCAATTCCTCAACCCTCTCCTCACCAACAATGGCAAGTGCAACACCACCAACAAAACCTTCACTGCCATCTTGCTCTCCCTTTCTGCCTTATTCTGCTTCTTCTCCACCTTCACTGACAGCACCACCACCTCTGATGGCAAGCTCCAGTATGGCCTTCTCACCACTAATGGCCTTTGGACTGGTTCCTCCTCCACAAGCTCTAAGTCCAAGCTCAAGCTCAAAGACTTTATCCATGCCTTCCTCTCTTTGATGGTGTTTGCTGTTTTAGTCCTCTTGGATACTAACACTATTTCTTGCTTTTATCCTTCTCTTCTATCCAAAGAGAAGGCTTTGCTCAAAGCTTTGCCTCCTGCTCTTGGTGCTCTTTCTTCTCTAGTTTTCATGTTCTTACCCTCCACTCGCCATGGTATTGGCTACTCTTCGTCTTCCTcaacctcttcatcttcttcaacttaa